A genomic stretch from Candidatus Flexicrinis proximus includes:
- a CDS encoding MarR family transcriptional regulator — MIGIQMTQSDDFESKAREVQMMFSIVHKLGFQAMHQHLLAHGGGISPLQFGMLRMLSMERLTLSELSRKFQLDPSTLVPSVDSLEQRKLIVRVKDPNDRRRQPLELTEEGDNLMQVVPLQAENDPLKEGLRHMGDEKTEQLLSLMRKLISFMPDGETTLCDIQDRLVAHKRAKTV; from the coding sequence ATGATTGGTATACAAATGACCCAGAGCGACGACTTCGAGTCGAAAGCGCGTGAAGTCCAGATGATGTTTTCGATCGTACATAAGCTGGGCTTTCAAGCGATGCATCAGCATTTGCTGGCGCATGGCGGGGGAATAAGCCCACTGCAGTTCGGTATGCTGCGCATGCTCAGTATGGAGCGGCTGACGCTGAGCGAGCTAAGCCGCAAGTTTCAGCTGGATCCATCCACGCTCGTCCCATCTGTCGATAGTCTGGAGCAGCGCAAGCTGATAGTACGGGTGAAAGATCCGAACGACCGGCGGCGCCAACCGCTGGAACTGACTGAAGAAGGCGACAACCTGATGCAGGTTGTCCCACTGCAGGCCGAGAACGACCCACTGAAGGAAGGCCTGCGGCATATGGGCGACGAAAAAACCGAACAACTCCTCAGTCTGATGCGGAAGCTGATCAGTTTCATGCCTGATGGGGAAACAACTTTGTGCGACATCCAGGACAGGCTCGTAGCTCACAAACGCGCCAAGACCGTCTAG
- a CDS encoding ABC transporter ATP-binding protein → MQAAQPMGRSRRGQRPAGPSSLPRAIRYLGKQKRSTYIAYGALIVATLAQLIVPLLLQNMINSATDGAIANQIYSIENPLIRAGALGLITQQTGKTAEQIEAASVNAETWLVTAALVILMFTIMRGAFSFVQAYMAERTSQGVAFDFRNEIFTKLQRLSFSYYDRNQTGQLMIRATDDVEKVRLFIAQGLVMAAQSVLLLVSSLIILFLTNWRLALVVLPILPIALALFVIFGTIAGPLFGQVQKRLSKLNTILQENLAGVRVVKAFAREKHEQKHFDVAADDLFAQQLKVTRTFAFLFPTIFLVAQAGQAAILYFSSGQILNGSLTFGEYQQFSLYLIYVFFPVGMLGMIITLMAQAAASATRVFEILDAKSDVTNKENAIELPAIDGRVEFKDVTFRYFGSSEAVLSGVGFTAEPGQTIALLGATGSGKSSIINLIPRFYDATEGAILIDGHDVRDVTLDSLRRQIGIVLQETNLFGGTIRDNIAFGRPDASLEAVTEAAKASAAHDFIMTFPDGYDTPVGERGTSLSGGQKQRIAIARALLLNPRLLILDDSTSAVDLGTEAQIQSALDKLMKGRTSFVIAQRITTVLNADQIIVLDKGKVVAVGRHAELMEDSPIYAEIYNSQLVGDAEPVTQ, encoded by the coding sequence ATGCAAGCCGCTCAACCCATGGGCCGATCGAGGCGTGGACAGCGCCCGGCAGGCCCCAGCAGTCTTCCGCGTGCCATCCGCTATCTCGGCAAGCAGAAACGTTCGACCTACATCGCCTACGGCGCGCTGATCGTGGCGACTCTGGCCCAGCTAATCGTGCCACTGCTGCTGCAGAATATGATCAACAGCGCGACCGACGGCGCAATCGCAAATCAAATCTACAGCATTGAAAACCCGCTGATACGGGCGGGCGCGCTCGGCCTGATTACGCAGCAGACGGGCAAGACCGCTGAACAGATCGAAGCGGCGTCGGTCAACGCGGAAACGTGGCTGGTGACGGCCGCGCTGGTGATCCTGATGTTCACGATCATGCGCGGGGCGTTCTCATTTGTACAGGCGTACATGGCCGAGCGGACGTCGCAGGGGGTGGCGTTCGACTTCCGAAACGAAATCTTCACCAAGCTTCAGCGGCTGTCGTTCAGCTACTACGACCGCAACCAGACCGGCCAATTGATGATCCGCGCCACCGATGACGTCGAAAAAGTCAGATTGTTCATCGCGCAGGGGCTGGTGATGGCGGCGCAGTCGGTGCTGCTGCTGGTGTCGTCGCTGATCATCCTGTTTCTGACTAACTGGCGGCTGGCGCTGGTCGTCCTGCCCATCCTGCCGATCGCGCTGGCGCTGTTTGTCATTTTCGGGACGATCGCTGGCCCGCTTTTCGGACAGGTCCAGAAGCGTCTGTCGAAGCTCAACACGATCCTGCAGGAGAACCTGGCCGGCGTGCGGGTCGTCAAGGCCTTCGCACGTGAGAAGCATGAGCAGAAGCACTTCGATGTGGCGGCCGACGACTTGTTCGCTCAACAGTTGAAGGTGACCCGGACATTCGCGTTCCTGTTCCCGACGATTTTCCTCGTCGCCCAGGCTGGTCAGGCGGCGATCCTGTATTTCAGCAGCGGTCAGATTCTGAACGGGTCGCTGACGTTCGGCGAGTATCAGCAGTTTTCACTGTACCTGATCTACGTGTTCTTCCCGGTCGGTATGCTGGGCATGATTATCACGCTGATGGCACAGGCGGCGGCGTCTGCGACGCGCGTCTTCGAGATTCTGGACGCCAAGAGCGACGTGACAAACAAGGAAAACGCGATTGAACTGCCGGCCATCGACGGCCGGGTCGAGTTCAAAGACGTGACGTTCCGCTACTTTGGTTCCAGCGAAGCTGTTTTGAGCGGAGTCGGCTTTACTGCGGAACCGGGACAGACGATTGCGCTGCTAGGCGCGACGGGCAGCGGAAAATCGTCGATTATCAACCTGATCCCGCGCTTCTATGATGCGACCGAAGGCGCCATCCTGATCGATGGGCACGACGTCCGCGATGTGACGCTTGACAGTCTGCGCCGTCAAATCGGCATCGTCCTGCAAGAGACGAACCTGTTTGGCGGGACGATCCGCGACAATATCGCTTTTGGGCGCCCGGATGCCTCTTTGGAAGCGGTCACCGAAGCGGCCAAAGCATCGGCAGCGCACGATTTCATCATGACCTTCCCGGACGGCTATGACACGCCGGTGGGCGAGCGCGGCACGAGCCTGTCGGGCGGGCAGAAGCAGCGTATCGCCATCGCGCGCGCGCTGCTGCTGAATCCGCGCCTGCTGATCCTCGACGACTCGACCAGCGCGGTTGACCTGGGCACCGAGGCGCAGATCCAGTCTGCGCTCGATAAGCTGATGAAGGGCCGGACGAGTTTCGTGATCGCGCAGCGGATCACGACCGTGCTCAACGCCGATCAGATCATCGTGTTGGACAAAGGTAAAGTGGTGGCGGTAGGCCGACACGCCGAATTGATGGAAGACAGCCCGATCTACGCCGAAATCTACAATTCTCAGCTCGTCGGCGACGCCGAGCCAGTCACGCAGTAG
- a CDS encoding ABC transporter ATP-binding protein translates to MLEQEISKPQNVGVTLRRFGSYFRKYWLGVLATFALVILSTWAQVASPDLVGQAIDCYLYEQPGATTDTCWFSDDDGAAITARINADATIAEADKATAINNAKLAGVGSVVLMLMVLYLGSSAMTGLSFYAMAYTGQNVLRDMRKALFRQIHRLSLGYFVRHEAGDVMSRITSDTDTIQQVFSQGLLQVVSGILLMVWVAFRMLQTNLIYALVSLVVVPVMIVATLYFSNQARKAFRKARQEIGSVNADLQESIAGAREVQAFNRENETISDFRESNAANRDANVRAATFTSALNPVLEALGFVALTIVVIAGGISMLRNQPLLGVGSVISLGTMIVFMQYVQRLNQPIAQIALMWTNIQSAVAGGERIFNLLDEQAEITDKPNAVILPKIDGKVEFDHVSAEYKAGEPVLKDVTFSAEPGQMVAIVGPTGAGKTTIINLLPRFYDVSAGTVRIDGHDVRDTTLESLRSQIGIVLQDSFLFSDTVMENIRYGRVDATDEEVIAAAKMVSADTFIEKMAEGYQTVLGERGSGLSQGQRQLIAIARVALMNPRLLILDEATSSVDTRTERVIQRAFEKLLAGRTSFVIAHRLSTIRNANLLLVLKDGEIVERGTHDTLLEARGAYYDLYMSQFRYEEPVETPPSTNGVHPEPEPAK, encoded by the coding sequence ATGCTCGAACAAGAGATATCCAAACCGCAAAATGTAGGCGTGACACTCCGGCGTTTTGGGAGCTACTTCCGGAAATACTGGCTCGGCGTCCTGGCGACGTTCGCGCTGGTCATCCTCTCGACCTGGGCCCAGGTCGCCTCGCCAGATCTGGTCGGCCAGGCTATCGACTGCTACCTGTACGAGCAGCCGGGGGCGACAACGGATACGTGCTGGTTCTCGGACGACGACGGCGCGGCGATCACGGCGCGCATCAACGCCGATGCAACCATCGCTGAGGCCGACAAGGCCACGGCCATCAACAACGCGAAGCTGGCCGGGGTTGGCAGCGTTGTCCTCATGCTGATGGTGCTGTACCTCGGCAGTTCGGCGATGACCGGTCTCTCGTTCTACGCGATGGCGTATACGGGGCAGAACGTTCTGCGTGATATGAGGAAGGCGCTGTTTCGTCAAATCCACCGGCTCTCGCTCGGCTACTTCGTCCGGCACGAGGCCGGGGATGTGATGAGCCGTATCACCAGTGATACTGACACCATTCAACAGGTGTTCAGCCAGGGGCTGCTGCAAGTCGTCAGCGGAATCCTGCTGATGGTTTGGGTCGCGTTCAGAATGCTGCAGACGAACCTGATTTACGCGCTGGTCAGCCTGGTGGTGGTGCCGGTCATGATTGTGGCGACCCTCTACTTCAGTAATCAGGCACGCAAAGCGTTCCGCAAAGCGCGTCAGGAGATCGGCAGCGTCAACGCCGACCTGCAGGAAAGCATCGCTGGCGCGCGCGAAGTGCAGGCGTTTAACCGCGAGAACGAGACGATTTCCGACTTCCGCGAGTCGAACGCCGCCAACCGCGACGCGAATGTGCGTGCTGCGACCTTTACCAGTGCTCTGAACCCGGTACTGGAGGCGCTCGGTTTTGTGGCGCTGACAATCGTCGTTATCGCTGGCGGCATCTCGATGCTGCGTAACCAGCCGCTGCTGGGCGTCGGCAGCGTCATCTCGCTCGGCACCATGATCGTGTTTATGCAGTACGTCCAGCGTCTGAACCAGCCGATTGCCCAGATCGCGCTGATGTGGACCAACATCCAGAGCGCGGTGGCCGGTGGCGAGCGTATCTTCAACCTGCTGGACGAGCAGGCTGAAATCACGGACAAACCGAACGCGGTGATCCTGCCGAAGATCGACGGTAAGGTCGAATTCGATCATGTCTCGGCCGAGTACAAGGCAGGCGAGCCGGTGCTGAAGGATGTGACGTTCAGCGCTGAGCCGGGACAGATGGTTGCTATCGTCGGGCCAACTGGCGCGGGCAAGACCACCATCATCAACCTGCTGCCGCGGTTCTACGACGTGAGCGCGGGAACGGTACGCATCGACGGCCACGACGTTCGCGACACCACGCTGGAAAGCCTGCGCTCGCAGATTGGGATCGTGCTGCAGGACTCGTTCCTGTTCAGCGACACGGTGATGGAGAACATCCGCTACGGGCGGGTCGACGCGACCGACGAAGAGGTGATCGCGGCGGCGAAAATGGTATCGGCCGATACGTTCATCGAGAAGATGGCCGAAGGATACCAGACTGTCCTCGGCGAGCGTGGCAGCGGCTTGAGCCAGGGCCAGCGCCAGTTGATCGCCATCGCCCGGGTCGCCTTGATGAACCCGCGCCTGCTGATCCTCGACGAAGCGACGTCGAGCGTCGACACACGCACGGAACGCGTGATCCAGCGGGCGTTCGAAAAGCTGCTGGCAGGGCGCACCAGCTTCGTCATCGCGCACCGCTTGAGTACGATCCGCAACGCCAATCTGCTGCTGGTGCTGAAGGACGGTGAGATTGTCGAGCGCGGCACGCATGACACACTACTTGAGGCTCGCGGCGCATACTACGACCTGTACATGAGCCAGTTCCGCTATGAAGAACCGGTCGAGACTCCGCCGTCAACTAATGGTGTACACCCGGAACCCGAGCCGGCAAAGTAA
- a CDS encoding trypsin-like peptidase domain-containing protein has protein sequence MSSKTPLRLKSISSTAPSSALKSLAPTWTAIWPSLTSTTSRSTAFSPVTFGSSDQLVVGQQVLAIGSPFSQRWTMTAGIISALDRAISGFTQFRIGGVIQTDAPINPGNSGGPLLNLNGEVIGVNSQINTTTGSNSGIGFAVPSNLTVRVAGELVASGRVNYSYIGIEGRDLSLTDSQVLNLPNNVRGVVVTSVLGGGPASQAGLRAARALNQLRDDVTTADVITAINGERLIGFDTLISYLAKNTIPGDTVIFTVIRGGQSIQVPVVLASRPR, from the coding sequence ATGTCGTCGAAGACGCCACTGCGATTGAAGTCAATTTCCTCGACGGCACCATCGTCAGCGCTGAAGTCGTTGGCACCGACCTGGACAGCGATCTGGCCGTCATTGACGTCGACGACGTCCCGATCGACCGCCTTTTCCCCGGTTACTTTCGGCTCGTCAGACCAGTTGGTTGTCGGCCAGCAGGTTCTGGCCATCGGCAGCCCGTTCAGCCAGCGCTGGACCATGACCGCCGGCATCATCAGCGCCCTCGACCGCGCCATCAGCGGTTTCACGCAGTTCCGCATCGGCGGCGTGATCCAGACCGATGCGCCGATCAACCCCGGCAACAGCGGTGGCCCGCTGCTCAACTTGAACGGCGAGGTCATCGGCGTCAATTCGCAGATCAACACCACAACCGGCAGCAACAGCGGCATCGGCTTCGCCGTACCGAGCAACCTGACCGTGCGCGTCGCCGGCGAATTGGTCGCATCCGGCCGCGTAAACTACAGCTATATCGGCATCGAAGGCCGCGATCTCAGCCTCACCGACAGCCAGGTGCTTAACCTGCCGAACAACGTGCGCGGCGTGGTTGTGACCAGCGTGCTCGGCGGCGGGCCGGCAAGCCAGGCAGGGCTGCGTGCGGCGCGTGCGCTCAACCAGCTCCGCGATGACGTGACCACTGCCGACGTCATCACCGCCATCAATGGCGAGCGCCTGATCGGTTTCGACACCCTCATCAGCTACCTCGCCAAGAACACAATCCCCGGCGACACGGTTATCTTTACGGTCATCCGCGGCGGCCAGTCCATCCAAGTCCCCGTCGTGCTGGCCTCGCGTCCTCGCTAG
- a CDS encoding NUDIX hydrolase, whose product MARIVQILSDTANTEKETLVPMRLENRVRAILIDSDNRLVLIRREKPGVPPYYVAPGGGVEPSDDSFHSALEREMNEELGGTITIHRLVYISEAMRGGDLRVRQLYYVCRLLKYNLDNRNGPEFNDPTRGKYIVERVALLPTALEKLRILSDDLKLFLIINAFQLFSLPEIQP is encoded by the coding sequence ATGGCCAGAATTGTGCAAATACTCTCCGACACGGCCAACACCGAGAAAGAGACGCTCGTCCCCATGCGGCTCGAGAATCGAGTACGCGCGATCCTGATCGATTCGGACAACCGGTTGGTCCTGATCCGGCGCGAAAAGCCGGGCGTGCCCCCGTACTATGTTGCGCCTGGGGGTGGCGTCGAACCTTCCGACGACTCGTTTCATTCCGCGCTTGAACGCGAGATGAACGAGGAGCTTGGCGGGACGATTACGATTCACCGCCTTGTATATATCAGCGAGGCGATGCGCGGCGGAGACCTGCGCGTGCGGCAACTGTATTATGTGTGCCGGCTGCTGAAGTACAACCTCGACAACCGCAACGGCCCCGAGTTCAACGATCCGACTCGCGGCAAATACATTGTCGAGCGGGTGGCCCTGCTGCCGACTGCATTAGAGAAGCTGCGGATTCTCTCCGACGACCTTAAGCTGTTCCTGATTATCAACGCATTCCAGTTATTCTCCCTTCCTGAAATCCAACCCTAA
- a CDS encoding MSMEG_4193 family putative phosphomutase codes for MTTVLLIRHAVNDYVKTGKLAGWTPGVHLNEEGIAQAEALGTRLADVQIKALYSSPLERAVETAQAVQNHHPHLMLNLLEGVKEVDFGEWQGMSLSDLRKRKLWDVVQHFPSRAVFPEGESISAAQFRAVRAVEGVVKAHPAQLVAIFSHSDIIKLVMAHYLGMHLDSFQRIEISTASISTVQLGHASPYVVGVNDVAHLRQIKRETKS; via the coding sequence ATGACCACCGTTCTCCTGATACGCCATGCCGTGAACGACTACGTGAAGACCGGCAAGCTGGCCGGTTGGACGCCCGGCGTACACCTGAACGAGGAAGGGATCGCGCAGGCAGAAGCCCTGGGCACACGCCTGGCGGACGTACAGATCAAGGCGCTGTATAGCAGTCCGCTGGAGCGCGCGGTTGAGACCGCGCAAGCCGTCCAGAACCATCACCCCCACCTGATGCTGAACCTGCTGGAAGGCGTGAAAGAGGTCGACTTCGGGGAGTGGCAGGGGATGAGCCTGAGCGACCTGCGTAAACGCAAGCTGTGGGATGTCGTCCAGCATTTTCCATCGCGGGCGGTGTTTCCCGAAGGCGAATCGATCTCGGCGGCGCAGTTCAGAGCGGTGCGGGCGGTGGAGGGCGTCGTCAAGGCGCATCCCGCCCAACTGGTCGCGATCTTCAGCCATTCGGATATCATCAAGCTGGTGATGGCGCATTACCTTGGAATGCACTTAGACAGCTTTCAGCGTATAGAGATTTCAACCGCGTCGATAAGTACAGTACAATTAGGGCATGCCAGCCCGTACGTGGTTGGCGTGAACGATGTGGCGCACCTGCGCCAAATCAAACGCGAGACAAAGAGCTGA
- a CDS encoding DUF3090 family protein, which translates to MPNVEIDLNPVDFVTLGTIGPKGQRVFYLQAGQGAQLVSMVVEKEQTWALSEALRELLDDLDKRRSTTTTVDMSRMDMDLREPIEPVFRVSRMGLGFDEDNDRVVLIMQELMLGEPDTETEIDDADDSLDSDLPEIDPDDDTERPSVVRLWCSREQMRALSIAASDIVKAGRADPRLNGRLVYYWT; encoded by the coding sequence ATGCCTAACGTTGAGATAGACCTCAACCCAGTAGACTTCGTTACCCTCGGCACTATCGGCCCCAAGGGGCAGCGTGTCTTCTACCTGCAAGCCGGACAAGGCGCGCAGCTCGTGTCGATGGTTGTCGAAAAAGAGCAGACATGGGCGCTGAGCGAGGCGCTGCGTGAGCTGTTGGATGACCTCGATAAGCGGCGCAGCACGACGACGACCGTCGATATGAGCCGGATGGACATGGATTTGCGCGAACCGATCGAGCCGGTGTTCCGCGTGTCCCGCATGGGACTGGGGTTCGACGAGGACAACGACCGGGTGGTGCTGATCATGCAGGAACTGATGCTCGGCGAGCCGGATACGGAAACCGAAATCGACGATGCCGACGACAGCCTTGACAGCGATCTGCCGGAGATCGACCCCGACGACGATACCGAGCGACCGTCGGTAGTACGGCTGTGGTGCAGCCGCGAACAAATGCGCGCGCTGTCGATCGCGGCATCCGATATCGTCAAAGCAGGACGCGCCGACCCGCGCTTAAACGGGCGGCTGGTTTACTACTGGACATAA
- a CDS encoding SCO1664 family protein: protein MSDELGTFNDPPQPDEPPQDAVPLDITGVTALLQNGEITEQHGLIRNSSNYTFLITITAGEESTLGVYKPRRGERPLWDFPDGTLANRERASFLTSEALGWRAVPPTVLRDGPHGIGSIQYFIEHDPNENYFTFGERVQAQLRRIVVFDCITNNADRKGGHLLLGTGDHVWCIDNGLTFNQVNKMRTVVWDFQGDPIAPQVISDLRRLRDRLCDEGDSYRMELEELLDASEILSFQQRIERMLKSGRYPRPGSGPNYPWPPV from the coding sequence ATGAGCGACGAGCTGGGCACATTCAACGATCCTCCACAGCCGGACGAACCCCCACAGGATGCCGTACCGCTCGATATAACGGGTGTGACGGCGCTGCTGCAAAACGGCGAGATCACGGAGCAGCATGGGCTGATCCGCAACAGCTCGAATTACACATTCCTGATCACGATCACGGCAGGCGAAGAGAGCACGCTCGGCGTGTATAAGCCGCGCCGTGGCGAGCGCCCGCTGTGGGACTTTCCAGACGGCACGCTGGCGAACCGCGAACGCGCGTCGTTCCTGACCAGCGAGGCGCTGGGCTGGCGCGCCGTGCCGCCCACCGTGCTGCGCGATGGCCCGCACGGGATCGGATCGATTCAGTATTTCATCGAGCACGATCCCAACGAGAACTACTTCACGTTTGGCGAGCGGGTACAGGCGCAGCTACGGCGCATCGTGGTCTTCGACTGCATCACCAACAATGCCGACCGTAAAGGCGGGCATCTGCTGCTGGGAACGGGCGATCATGTGTGGTGCATCGATAACGGCCTCACTTTCAATCAGGTCAATAAGATGCGGACGGTGGTGTGGGACTTTCAGGGCGACCCCATCGCGCCGCAGGTCATCAGCGATCTGCGCCGCCTGCGCGACCGGCTGTGCGACGAAGGCGATTCGTACCGGATGGAACTCGAAGAACTGCTGGACGCAAGCGAAATCCTCTCGTTCCAGCAGCGGATCGAGCGCATGCTCAAGTCGGGCCGATACCCGCGCCCCGGCAGTGGGCCGAACTATCCCTGGCCGCCTGTGTAA
- a CDS encoding formylglycine-generating enzyme family protein produces MYMLKPALMEWVEIPAGKTTLADGAGVFQVPAFRMGRTPVTNGQFTAFVKDGGYRNALWWHDLGPAPSGARASNWREDESPKVQVCWYEAVAFCRWLASHTGTAVRLPTEAEWQWAAAGPSGWEYAYGSGFDGTKCNTREAGNGRANLVTEYARVKTPFGAVDMTGNVWEWCGNRAESPAEASIEEGGTRALRGGSWENTQQHAKVTFRYNRAVPTRTYTIGFRVMAEH; encoded by the coding sequence ATGTATATGCTCAAGCCGGCGTTGATGGAATGGGTCGAAATTCCTGCCGGAAAGACGACCCTGGCAGATGGAGCGGGCGTATTTCAGGTGCCGGCATTCCGGATGGGCCGGACGCCGGTGACCAACGGGCAGTTCACGGCGTTCGTGAAGGACGGCGGCTACCGGAATGCGCTGTGGTGGCACGATCTTGGCCCTGCGCCGAGCGGCGCGCGCGCGTCCAACTGGCGGGAAGACGAGTCGCCGAAGGTCCAGGTGTGCTGGTACGAAGCGGTAGCATTCTGCCGCTGGCTGGCGAGTCACACGGGCACGGCGGTGAGACTGCCGACGGAAGCCGAATGGCAGTGGGCAGCGGCTGGGCCGAGCGGCTGGGAGTATGCGTATGGAAGCGGCTTTGACGGCACGAAGTGCAATACCAGGGAAGCCGGGAACGGCCGCGCGAACCTGGTGACCGAGTACGCGCGGGTCAAGACCCCATTCGGCGCGGTGGACATGACGGGGAACGTGTGGGAGTGGTGCGGCAACCGCGCGGAGAGCCCGGCAGAGGCAAGCATCGAAGAAGGTGGTACGCGGGCGCTGCGAGGCGGCTCGTGGGAGAACACACAGCAGCACGCGAAGGTCACTTTCCGCTATAACCGCGCGGTGCCAACCCGCACGTACACGATCGGCTTTCGCGTGATGGCCGAGCATTGA
- a CDS encoding SUMF1/EgtB/PvdO family nonheme iron enzyme — protein MTEAYTLPLLEWLDIPAGTVTLVDGKGTFDVQPFRIAKYAVTNAQFDAFISDGGYSDTRWWADAGATELDAEQQENGMSTWQTARERFGTPQPSHWPEADCPRTDLCWYEAVAFCRWLAHKTGLAVRLPTEWEWQWAAVGATGWEYPYGAEFDALKCNTYENGIGRTVPVTAYADVSTVHGTVSQSGNVLEWCSNEFENTANLLVTGTGRPAMRGGSWGHDRFNGRAIHRFGFNALNSSYAVGIRVMCETR, from the coding sequence ATGACCGAAGCGTATACACTTCCTTTACTCGAATGGCTTGATATCCCGGCGGGGACCGTGACGCTGGTGGACGGCAAAGGCACGTTTGATGTGCAGCCGTTCAGGATCGCCAAGTATGCGGTCACAAACGCACAGTTCGACGCGTTTATCAGCGACGGCGGGTACAGCGATACGCGCTGGTGGGCGGATGCCGGCGCGACCGAACTCGATGCTGAACAGCAGGAAAACGGCATGTCGACCTGGCAGACGGCGCGCGAACGTTTCGGCACGCCGCAGCCGTCGCATTGGCCGGAGGCGGACTGCCCGCGCACGGATCTCTGCTGGTACGAAGCGGTCGCATTCTGCCGCTGGCTGGCCCACAAAACTGGTCTGGCGGTGCGGCTGCCGACCGAGTGGGAATGGCAGTGGGCGGCGGTAGGTGCGACCGGGTGGGAGTATCCGTATGGCGCGGAGTTCGACGCGCTGAAGTGCAATACCTACGAAAACGGGATCGGACGCACGGTGCCGGTGACGGCCTATGCAGACGTGTCGACGGTCCACGGGACGGTCAGCCAATCCGGCAATGTTCTGGAATGGTGCAGCAACGAGTTCGAAAACACGGCCAATCTGCTGGTCACGGGCACGGGGCGGCCGGCGATGCGCGGCGGCTCGTGGGGGCATGACCGGTTTAACGGGAGGGCGATCCACCGTTTCGGGTTCAACGCGCTGAACAGCAGCTACGCGGTCGGCATCAGGGTGATGTGTGAAACCCGGTAA